A window of the Desulfopila inferna genome harbors these coding sequences:
- a CDS encoding nucleotidyltransferase family protein, protein MGSARREKINAQTAADRLRLELPRLRREYAVVSLGLFGSYVRGEQRKGSDLDVLVEFSKVPGMLRFLDLERDLSHLLGVSVDLVQKEALKPSIGKRILDEVLSI, encoded by the coding sequence ATGGGAAGCGCAAGAAGAGAAAAAATAAATGCGCAGACGGCAGCCGATCGGCTTCGCTTGGAACTGCCGCGTTTGCGCCGGGAGTATGCTGTGGTCTCACTGGGGCTGTTTGGCTCTTATGTCCGAGGCGAACAGCGCAAGGGAAGCGATCTTGATGTTCTGGTTGAGTTTTCAAAAGTACCTGGAATGTTAAGATTTCTTGACCTGGAGAGGGATCTTTCACACCTTCTCGGAGTTTCAGTAGACCTGGTGCAAAAGGAGGCGCTTAAACCTTCCATAGGCAAGCGCATACTGGATGAGGTTTTGTCCATATGA